A portion of the Bacteroides faecium genome contains these proteins:
- a CDS encoding ATP-binding protein: protein MKTPRIIKQRNTYVDRIKPFMRKTLVKVLVGHRRVGKSFILYQLMELIRKEESDANIIYINKEDVNFVDIKTYKELNDYILSKSVDDRMNYIFVDEIQEIQDFRLAIRSLALDDNNDIYVTGSNSEIFSSDLANELGGRYIEFVVYSLSYIEFLDFHELENTDASLEKYIHYGGLPYLIHLPMEEFVVMEYLRSIYSTIILKDVIQRKNIRNTVFLEQLVSFLAGNIGNLFSSKSISDFLKSQKVDISPYVVSEYAMALSDAFIVHRVGRYDIVGKKLFERGEKYYFENMGVRNVIAGYKPQDRAMRLENLVYNHLVYSGYDVKIGTFGTEEIDFVCKRNGEILYVQVSLELSKPETIEREFGNLLRIKDNYPKVVVSGEKLFENTYEGIEHIYIRDFLSSVLSHSITRVI, encoded by the coding sequence ATGAAAACTCCTCGAATAATAAAACAGAGAAACACTTATGTTGACCGCATTAAACCTTTTATGAGGAAAACATTAGTGAAAGTATTGGTTGGTCATCGCCGTGTCGGCAAAAGTTTTATTTTGTATCAATTGATGGAACTGATACGAAAAGAAGAGAGCGATGCGAATATTATCTATATAAATAAGGAAGATGTCAATTTCGTGGATATAAAGACTTATAAAGAATTGAATGATTATATCCTTTCAAAATCGGTAGATGATAGAATGAATTATATCTTTGTAGATGAAATACAGGAAATACAAGATTTTAGATTGGCTATTCGTTCGTTGGCATTGGATGATAACAATGATATATATGTAACAGGAAGTAATTCGGAAATATTTTCCAGTGATTTGGCGAACGAGTTGGGAGGTCGGTATATCGAGTTTGTGGTTTATAGTTTGTCGTATATAGAATTTTTAGATTTCCATGAACTGGAGAATACGGATGCGTCATTGGAAAAATACATTCATTACGGAGGGTTGCCTTATCTGATACATTTGCCGATGGAAGAATTTGTTGTTATGGAGTATTTGAGGAGTATTTACTCTACTATTATATTAAAAGATGTGATTCAAAGAAAGAATATAAGGAATACGGTCTTTTTGGAACAGCTAGTTTCGTTTTTGGCAGGTAATATTGGCAACTTATTTTCCAGCAAGAGTATCAGTGACTTTCTGAAAAGCCAAAAAGTCGATATTTCTCCTTACGTCGTGAGTGAGTATGCAATGGCTTTATCGGATGCTTTTATTGTACACAGAGTAGGAAGATATGATATTGTAGGAAAGAAACTATTCGAGAGGGGAGAGAAATACTATTTTGAAAATATGGGAGTTCGCAATGTGATAGCGGGATATAAGCCGCAGGACCGGGCGATGCGTTTGGAAAATCTGGTATATAACCACTTAGTGTATAGTGGATATGATGTGAAAATTGGGACATTTGGTACAGAAGAAATTGATTTTGTCTGTAAGCGGAACGGAGAGATTCTTTATGTACAAGTCTCTCTGGAACTTTCTAAACCGGAAACTATTGAAAGGGAATTCGGAAATTTGCTGAGGATTAAAGATAATTATCCGAAAGTAGTAGTGTCTGGAGAAAAACTGTTTGAAAATACTTATGAAGGTATCGAGCATATTTATATCAGAGACTTCTTGTCATCTGTTTTATCACATTCCATTACTCGTGTTATTTGA
- a CDS encoding SDR family NAD(P)-dependent oxidoreductase has translation MKKILIIGATSGIGRGLAEAYVQEDCFIGITGRRENLLQEICAQDKDKLFYQVCDITDTQTTIQCLETLVQEMGGMDILIICAGTGELNPELSYQLEEPTLLTNVIGFTNIADWGFRHFEQQKSGHLVTISSVGGTRGSGEAPAYNASKAYQINYMEGLRQKATKSPYPIHTTDIRPGFVDTAMAKGEGLFWVTPVDKAVKQIKRAIRKKRKVAFISKRWRYVAILFRHLPSAIYCRM, from the coding sequence ATGAAGAAAATACTAATTATAGGCGCAACTTCCGGTATTGGCCGCGGGCTGGCGGAAGCATATGTTCAAGAAGATTGCTTCATCGGCATTACAGGTCGCAGAGAAAACCTGCTACAAGAGATTTGCGCTCAGGACAAAGACAAACTATTCTATCAAGTATGCGACATCACCGATACGCAAACCACTATCCAATGTCTGGAAACGCTCGTACAGGAAATGGGCGGAATGGATATACTGATTATCTGTGCCGGAACGGGAGAACTCAACCCCGAACTTTCTTACCAACTGGAAGAACCTACTTTATTGACCAATGTAATAGGGTTCACCAACATAGCCGATTGGGGATTCCGGCACTTTGAGCAGCAGAAAAGCGGACATTTAGTCACTATTTCTTCCGTAGGCGGTACGCGTGGCAGTGGTGAAGCTCCTGCTTATAATGCTTCAAAAGCATATCAAATCAACTATATGGAAGGATTAAGACAGAAAGCAACCAAGTCCCCTTACCCTATTCACACAACAGATATCCGTCCGGGATTTGTAGACACCGCGATGGCAAAAGGAGAGGGATTATTTTGGGTCACCCCGGTAGACAAAGCCGTGAAACAGATAAAAAGAGCTATCCGCAAAAAAAGGAAAGTGGCTTTCATCTCCAAAAGGTGGAGATATGTAGCTATTCTATTCCGCCATTTGCCATCAGCTATTTATTGCCGGATGTAA
- a CDS encoding 3-phosphoshikimate 1-carboxyvinyltransferase: MMLYKLIPPPAVKATIQLPASKSISNRALIINALGKGSYPPENLSDCDDTCVMIKALIESKETIDIMAAGTAMRFLTAYLSVTPGERIITGTARMQQRPIQILVNALRELGAEISYTHNEGFPPLRIKGAELKGNEITLKGNVSSQYISALLMIGPALKNGLVLHLSGEIISRPYINLTLQLMQDFGAKAAWTSSDSISVAPQLYTSIPFTVESDWSAASYWYQIAALSPKAEIELLGLFRNSYQGDSRGAEVFSRLGITTEFTAKGVKLKKTGKAPERLEEDFIDIPDLAQTFVVTCALINIPFRFTGLQSLKIKETDRIAALRNELKKLGYLIEEENDSVLMWNGGRCEPEKTPVITTYEDHRMAMAFAPAIICHPTMRIADPQVVTKSYPGYWKDLKQAGFQIINED, encoded by the coding sequence ATGATGCTCTATAAACTCATCCCTCCTCCAGCGGTCAAAGCAACGATTCAGTTGCCGGCTTCCAAAAGTATCAGTAACCGCGCATTAATTATCAATGCGCTGGGTAAAGGGAGTTATCCACCGGAAAACCTGTCCGATTGTGACGATACATGTGTGATGATAAAAGCCCTCATCGAAAGTAAAGAAACGATTGACATCATGGCCGCCGGAACCGCCATGCGCTTTCTGACAGCCTATCTGAGTGTCACACCGGGAGAACGGATTATCACAGGCACAGCACGTATGCAGCAGCGCCCCATACAAATATTGGTCAATGCCCTTCGTGAATTGGGAGCGGAAATAAGCTATACCCATAATGAAGGATTCCCCCCTTTACGCATAAAAGGCGCAGAACTGAAAGGGAACGAGATTACGTTGAAAGGGAATGTCAGCTCCCAATATATTTCAGCTTTGTTGATGATAGGTCCGGCACTTAAAAACGGGTTGGTTCTACATCTGAGCGGAGAGATTATCTCGCGTCCTTACATCAACCTGACATTACAGTTAATGCAGGATTTCGGTGCCAAAGCAGCATGGACTTCTTCGGACAGTATCTCCGTAGCTCCACAGCTTTATACAAGCATTCCGTTTACAGTAGAAAGCGACTGGAGCGCAGCTTCTTATTGGTATCAAATTGCAGCATTATCCCCCAAAGCAGAAATTGAGTTATTGGGATTATTCCGCAATAGTTATCAGGGAGACAGTCGCGGTGCGGAAGTTTTCTCACGGTTGGGAATAACCACAGAGTTTACCGCTAAAGGAGTTAAGCTCAAAAAGACAGGGAAAGCACCGGAAAGATTGGAAGAAGACTTCATTGATATACCTGATTTGGCACAGACATTCGTGGTTACTTGTGCCCTAATTAACATTCCTTTCCGCTTCACAGGATTGCAAAGTCTGAAAATAAAAGAAACCGACCGTATTGCCGCTTTAAGGAATGAACTGAAAAAGCTGGGATACCTTATCGAAGAAGAGAATGACAGCGTATTAATGTGGAACGGCGGACGATGTGAACCGGAAAAAACTCCCGTAATTACAACATACGAAGACCATCGGATGGCTATGGCATTTGCTCCGGCAATAATCTGCCACCCTACTATGCGGATTGCTGACCCGCAAGTCGTTACCAAATCATATCCCGGATATTGGAAAGACTTGAAACAAGCCGGATTTCAGATTATAAACGAAGATTAA
- a CDS encoding response regulator transcription factor, with protein MDVLQKEIDEVYATQPIAHETLNNETVERHRQFIRSLTEINGGCAVISDLSNRKSYVSVHPWAHFLGLTPEEAALSVIDSMDEDCIYRRIHPEDLVEKRLLEYKFFQKTFSSSPEERLKYRGRCRLRMMNEKGEYQYIDNLVQIMENTPSGSVWLIFCLYTLAADQRTEKGIYPTITHMEHGEVETFFLSEEHTHILSEREKEILRCIRKGLSSKEIAATLYISVNTVNRHRQNILEKLSVGNSIEACRAAELMKLL; from the coding sequence ATGGACGTATTACAAAAAGAAATTGATGAAGTGTATGCTACGCAGCCGATAGCTCACGAAACACTGAATAATGAAACCGTTGAACGTCATCGGCAATTCATTCGTTCATTAACGGAGATAAACGGCGGGTGTGCTGTGATTTCTGACCTTTCAAACAGGAAAAGCTATGTTTCTGTCCATCCGTGGGCGCATTTCTTAGGGCTGACTCCTGAAGAAGCGGCATTAAGCGTCATTGACTCGATGGATGAAGATTGTATCTATCGGCGCATTCATCCTGAAGATTTGGTAGAGAAACGTTTGTTGGAATATAAATTCTTTCAGAAAACTTTTTCGTCATCACCCGAAGAACGCTTGAAGTATCGTGGAAGGTGCAGGTTGCGTATGATGAATGAGAAAGGGGAATATCAGTATATAGACAATCTGGTTCAAATCATGGAAAATACTCCTTCCGGGAGTGTGTGGCTGATATTCTGTCTTTATACCTTGGCGGCAGACCAGCGGACAGAGAAAGGAATATATCCTACAATTACTCATATGGAACACGGAGAAGTAGAGACGTTTTTCCTCTCGGAAGAACATACCCACATACTATCCGAACGTGAAAAGGAGATACTTCGTTGTATACGCAAAGGACTGTCAAGCAAGGAGATAGCTGCCACTCTATATATTAGTGTGAATACAGTCAACCGACACCGGCAGAATATCCTGGAAAAACTTTCTGTCGGTAATTCGATTGAAGCGTGCCGGGCCGCTGAATTGATGAAGTTGTTGTAA
- a CDS encoding winged helix DNA-binding domain-containing protein, giving the protein MKIPNIRLQNQQLLNPLFCQPKELVSWMGAMQAQNYPMVKWAVGMRLKSATIQTVEKALRDGEILRTHVMRPTWHLVAAEDIRWMLKLSAQRIKSANDSFAKGYDLEITDELYSKSYNLLEKILCGNKSLTKQEITEHFCRSGILAEADNHRMTRFMARAEQEGIICSGEDKGGKCTYALLEERVPPKPEITKDEALARLARSYFRSHAPAVLQDFIWWSGLPVSDARQAIYLIDSELTAEQWNGQTWYIHETCRTRGKVSGSLHLLPSYDEYLLGYKDRTDVLPKEHYPKAFTNNGLFYPVILHEGQVIGNWSKSAKKGSAAIEHSWFRSNDCVEEVELNQEKDKYIRFLG; this is encoded by the coding sequence ATGAAAATACCGAATATCCGTTTACAGAACCAGCAGTTGTTGAATCCACTTTTCTGCCAACCGAAGGAACTTGTGTCCTGGATGGGAGCTATGCAGGCGCAAAATTATCCCATGGTAAAATGGGCGGTGGGAATGCGATTAAAGTCGGCTACTATTCAGACTGTGGAGAAGGCTTTGCGAGATGGTGAGATTCTGCGAACACATGTAATGCGTCCGACGTGGCATCTTGTAGCTGCCGAGGATATTCGCTGGATGTTGAAATTGTCCGCCCAGCGTATCAAGTCGGCTAATGATTCTTTTGCCAAAGGGTATGATTTGGAAATAACTGATGAGCTTTATTCTAAAAGTTATAATCTGTTGGAGAAGATTCTTTGCGGAAATAAAAGTCTGACCAAGCAGGAGATTACTGAGCACTTTTGTCGTTCGGGGATTCTGGCTGAGGCTGATAATCATCGCATGACCCGCTTTATGGCACGTGCGGAGCAGGAAGGTATTATTTGTAGCGGAGAAGATAAAGGCGGAAAATGTACTTATGCTCTTTTGGAGGAACGGGTGCCGCCAAAGCCGGAAATTACAAAAGATGAAGCGTTGGCACGTTTGGCGAGGAGCTATTTCCGCAGTCATGCTCCGGCGGTGTTGCAGGATTTTATTTGGTGGTCGGGGCTGCCCGTGTCGGATGCCAGGCAGGCTATCTATCTAATTGATTCGGAATTGACGGCAGAACAATGGAATGGACAGACATGGTATATTCATGAGACGTGCCGGACGCGCGGCAAAGTCTCCGGTAGTTTGCATCTTCTTCCTTCGTACGATGAGTATCTGCTGGGATACAAAGACCGGACGGATGTTTTGCCAAAAGAGCATTATCCGAAAGCATTTACCAATAATGGCCTGTTTTATCCGGTTATTCTTCATGAGGGACAGGTGATAGGAAATTGGAGTAAGTCTGCTAAAAAAGGAAGTGCAGCGATAGAACATTCGTGGTTTCGGTCAAATGATTGTGTAGAAGAAGTTGAACTGAATCAGGAGAAAGATAAGTATATACGATTTTTAGGATAG
- a CDS encoding DUF1349 domain-containing protein has protein sequence MSIALLAITTSTMGQNLNKMNWLNEPQQWEIKEGKTLVMDVPAKTDFWRISHYGFTVDDGPFYYATYGGEFEVKVKITGNYVTTFDQMGLMLRIDHENWIKAGVEYVDGKQNVSAVVTHRTSDWSVVQLPDAPRSLWIKAIRRLDAVEIFFSRDDKEYTMMRTCWLQDNCPVMVGLMGACPDGKGFTATFEEFKVTPLADQRRLEWAKKQQNK, from the coding sequence ATGTCAATAGCCTTGCTGGCAATAACAACTTCGACTATGGGACAAAATCTGAATAAAATGAACTGGCTGAATGAGCCTCAACAATGGGAGATAAAAGAAGGTAAAACCTTAGTTATGGACGTGCCGGCAAAAACCGACTTCTGGAGAATCTCCCACTATGGATTTACCGTAGATGACGGACCTTTCTATTATGCTACTTATGGCGGAGAATTCGAAGTGAAAGTAAAAATCACCGGCAACTACGTGACCACTTTCGACCAAATGGGACTAATGCTGCGCATTGACCATGAAAACTGGATAAAGGCCGGAGTGGAATACGTTGACGGCAAACAGAATGTAAGTGCCGTGGTAACACACCGCACGAGCGACTGGAGCGTAGTACAATTACCGGATGCTCCCCGCTCTTTATGGATAAAAGCAATCCGCCGACTGGATGCTGTGGAAATATTCTTCTCGCGTGATGACAAAGAATATACCATGATGCGCACTTGCTGGTTGCAGGATAATTGTCCTGTCATGGTAGGTCTGATGGGCGCTTGTCCGGACGGAAAGGGATTTACCGCTACATTCGAAGAATTCAAAGTAACTCCGTTAGCTGACCAGCGAAGACTGGAGTGGGCAAAGAAGCAACAAAATAAATAA
- a CDS encoding SusC/RagA family TonB-linked outer membrane protein, with translation MLLFLLAVPAGTVYSETGGSTLKVSTVQQNRVCKGVVKDATGETIIGASVVVKGTTNGTITGLDGDFSLNNVNTGDIIVISFVGYQTQEVKFTGQSLNIILKDDTQTLDEVVVVAFGTQKKVNVTGAVSTVGAKEIAARPVNSTIEALQGVVPGMNISTGDGGGSLGSDKKFNIRGVGTIGAGSKVEPLVLIDGMEGDMNAINPQDIENISVLKDAAASSIYGSRAPGGVILITTKKGKAGKTVVNYNNNFRFVSPLNMPEMADSYNFALAINDQLTNGGQTPMYSSTKLQQILDYQAGKSTQYMWATDAGRWNSFDDPQRKDVMPTGNTDWLKTLFGDSFTHEHSLSVNGGTDKIQYYLSANYLDQGGLLEYGDDNKQRYSFTAKINADLTKWLKISYSMRFNRTDYEAPSYAGGEIKSNVFYFDACRYWPVIPVVDPNGYYTVESKIYQLTEGGRYKSQKDVMAHQLAFLIEPIKDWKINVELNYRSNYDFDHTDKQTVYGYDVNKNPYIVENQTSSVTEYAYKSNFFNPNIFTEYNKSLESGHNFKVMLGFQSELFKQRDITASQDGIMSGVATLNTTQTNAQNRGGYSEWATAGFFGRVNYDYKGRYLAEVNMRYDGTSRFLRDNRWNLFPSFSLGWNIAREAFFEDLTDLISTFKIRGSWGELGNQNTDNWYPFYRTIDINKDQWGNYALGGWLVNGAKPNISKESALVSSLLTWEKTQTLDLGFDLSMLNNRLNVTFDYFQRKSKDMVGPAPELPNLLGIDVPKVNNLDMTSKGWEIQVNWRDQIRDFKYGVTLSLSDNQVVIDRYPNPSNTILDKDNKNTYYAGAHVGDIWGFQTIGIAKTDQEMKDHLATMTNGAQDVLGSGWGAGDIMYADVNGDGQISRGNKTLADHGDLKKIGNSTPRYNFGLNLDAAWKGFDLKLFFQGTMKRDYMPDGGSTMFWGAVGYWQTNFFKQHLDYFRGESTTNPLGPNLGGYYPRPLENDRNRNPQTRYLQNAAYCRLKNVTLGYTLPKSLTEKFCVNNLRFFVSAENLFTITSLADTFDPETVGIGNWDGCTYPLSKTVSFGLSATF, from the coding sequence ATGTTGCTGTTTCTACTGGCAGTGCCGGCAGGAACAGTTTATTCGGAGACTGGTGGAAGCACGCTCAAAGTTTCCACAGTACAGCAGAATCGTGTCTGTAAAGGCGTAGTAAAAGACGCAACAGGTGAAACCATCATCGGCGCATCCGTTGTAGTGAAAGGCACAACGAACGGTACGATTACCGGACTTGACGGTGATTTCTCTTTAAACAATGTAAATACAGGAGACATTATCGTAATCTCTTTCGTAGGTTATCAGACTCAAGAAGTCAAATTTACAGGACAATCCTTGAATATCATTCTAAAAGACGACACACAGACACTTGATGAAGTTGTCGTTGTCGCCTTCGGTACACAAAAGAAAGTGAATGTGACAGGAGCCGTATCTACCGTAGGAGCGAAAGAAATTGCGGCACGTCCTGTTAATTCTACTATCGAAGCTCTACAAGGAGTAGTTCCGGGCATGAACATCTCAACCGGTGATGGCGGCGGTTCCCTGGGTTCTGACAAAAAATTCAACATCCGCGGTGTCGGAACAATCGGTGCCGGCTCGAAGGTAGAACCATTGGTACTCATTGATGGCATGGAAGGAGACATGAACGCCATCAATCCGCAAGACATTGAGAATATTTCCGTACTGAAAGATGCTGCCGCTTCTTCCATCTATGGTTCGCGTGCACCGGGTGGCGTTATCCTGATTACAACCAAGAAAGGTAAAGCGGGAAAGACAGTTGTCAACTATAACAACAACTTCCGCTTTGTATCTCCTTTGAATATGCCGGAGATGGCAGATTCTTACAATTTCGCCCTTGCCATCAACGACCAGTTGACCAATGGCGGACAAACACCGATGTATAGCTCCACCAAACTGCAACAAATCCTGGATTATCAGGCAGGAAAAAGCACACAGTATATGTGGGCGACCGACGCAGGAAGATGGAATTCATTCGATGACCCCCAACGCAAGGATGTGATGCCTACCGGCAATACCGACTGGCTGAAAACATTGTTTGGCGACAGTTTCACTCACGAACACTCACTGAGCGTAAACGGCGGTACGGATAAAATACAATATTATCTTTCTGCCAATTATCTGGACCAAGGCGGTTTGTTGGAGTATGGCGACGATAACAAACAACGCTATTCTTTTACGGCAAAAATCAATGCCGACCTTACCAAATGGTTGAAGATTAGTTATAGTATGCGTTTCAACCGTACAGACTATGAAGCGCCTTCCTATGCCGGGGGTGAAATCAAGAGTAATGTATTCTATTTCGATGCATGCCGTTACTGGCCTGTCATTCCGGTAGTAGACCCGAATGGATACTATACCGTTGAATCCAAGATTTACCAATTGACAGAAGGCGGTCGCTATAAATCACAGAAAGACGTGATGGCCCATCAACTTGCTTTCCTTATAGAGCCTATCAAAGACTGGAAAATCAATGTGGAACTGAACTACCGTTCCAACTATGATTTCGACCATACCGACAAACAAACCGTTTATGGCTATGATGTGAACAAGAACCCTTACATAGTAGAAAACCAGACTTCCAGTGTTACAGAATATGCTTATAAGAGTAACTTCTTCAACCCGAACATCTTTACCGAATACAACAAATCATTGGAAAGCGGGCATAACTTTAAAGTAATGCTGGGTTTCCAGAGCGAGCTATTCAAACAACGTGATATCACCGCTTCCCAAGACGGCATCATGTCGGGAGTAGCCACCTTGAACACCACCCAGACGAATGCACAAAACAGAGGTGGGTATTCCGAATGGGCAACAGCCGGTTTCTTCGGACGTGTTAACTATGACTACAAAGGACGTTATCTGGCAGAAGTCAACATGCGCTATGACGGAACATCACGTTTCCTCAGAGATAACCGCTGGAATCTGTTCCCGTCATTCTCTTTGGGATGGAACATTGCCCGCGAAGCATTCTTCGAAGACCTGACCGACTTAATCAGCACATTCAAAATTCGTGGTTCATGGGGTGAACTGGGCAACCAGAATACAGACAACTGGTATCCGTTCTATCGCACCATCGACATCAACAAAGACCAATGGGGAAATTACGCATTAGGCGGCTGGCTGGTGAATGGCGCAAAACCGAATATTTCCAAAGAATCTGCATTGGTATCTTCCTTGCTGACTTGGGAAAAGACACAAACATTGGATTTAGGCTTCGACCTGTCCATGCTCAACAATCGCTTGAACGTGACATTCGACTACTTCCAACGCAAATCAAAAGATATGGTAGGCCCTGCCCCCGAACTTCCCAATCTCTTAGGTATCGACGTGCCTAAAGTAAACAACCTCGATATGACTTCCAAAGGTTGGGAAATACAGGTAAACTGGCGCGACCAGATTCGTGACTTCAAGTATGGTGTCACCTTGTCACTATCAGACAACCAGGTTGTTATCGACAGATATCCCAACCCGTCAAACACAATTCTGGATAAGGACAATAAAAACACCTATTATGCAGGAGCCCATGTAGGCGACATATGGGGCTTCCAGACTATCGGCATCGCAAAGACCGACCAGGAAATGAAAGACCATCTGGCCACCATGACCAATGGCGCACAAGATGTACTGGGTTCCGGATGGGGAGCCGGTGATATCATGTATGCCGATGTGAACGGAGACGGCCAGATTAGCAGAGGGAACAAAACCTTGGCGGATCATGGCGACTTGAAAAAGATAGGCAACAGCACGCCACGCTATAACTTCGGACTGAACCTGGATGCCGCCTGGAAAGGATTTGACCTGAAATTATTCTTCCAGGGAACCATGAAACGTGATTATATGCCGGACGGCGGTTCCACTATGTTCTGGGGAGCAGTGGGCTACTGGCAGACCAACTTCTTCAAGCAACATCTGGATTACTTCCGTGGAGAAAGCACAACCAATCCGTTGGGTCCCAACCTGGGCGGTTATTATCCGCGTCCTCTTGAAAACGACAGAAACCGCAACCCGCAAACCCGTTATTTGCAGAATGCAGCTTATTGCCGTCTGAAGAATGTGACTTTAGGCTATACGTTACCTAAATCACTGACAGAAAAATTCTGTGTGAATAACCTGCGTTTCTTTGTTTCGGCAGAGAACTTATTTACTATTACCAGCCTGGCTGACACGTTCGACCCCGAAACTGTCGGTATCGGCAACTGGGACGGATGTACCTATCCACTATCCAAGACTGTATCATTCGGTTTAAGTGCAACATTTTAA